Part of the Mycolicibacterium mageritense genome is shown below.
CGGTCAACTCCGACCTGCAGTGCAACGTCGACGGCTACGTGTTCGGCGACGACAAACTCGACGTGTCCGCGCCCGACGAGCACACCGTGGTGGTGGGCACCCCCAAGCCCGATCCCATTCTGCCGCTGCGCATCTCGTTCGTGGAGATCGTGCCGAAAACCACCAGCATGGCCGCGAAGGTCCGCGAACCGATCGGCACCGGCCCCTATGCGATCGAGAAATGGGACTACGGCCAGAAGCTCGTGCTGCACCGCAACGAGACGTACTGGGGCACCAAGCCGGACTTCGCCCGCGCCGAATACCAGTGGCGCAGTGAGGGAAGCGTGCGTGCCGCGATGGTAGTCAACGACGAAGCCGACATCGGCACCTCAGTCGGGCCGGAGGACGGCGCCGAAGAACTCGGCGTGCCGTTCCCCAACAACGAGACCACCGCACTGCGGATCACGGCCACCGAGGCACCGCTGAACGACATCCGGATCCGCCACGCGATCAACTACTCGGTCAACCGCACCGGCATCGTCAAGGCACTCTTCCGTGGTCTCGGCGAACCCGCTTCGCAGCTGATCCCCGAAGGCGTCGTCGGCTACAACAAGGATCTCCCGCTGTGGCCCTACGATCCCGACAAGGCCAAGCACCTGGTCGACGAGGCCAGGGCAGACGGCGTGCCGGTCGACCGCCAGATCCGGTTGATCGGGCGGAACAGCCAGTTCCCCAAGGTCACCGAGACCGTCGAGGTGATCCAGAACGAGCTGGCCAAGATCGGCCTCAACGTCAAGATCGAGATGATGGACACCGCGGCACAGCTGCAGTACCAGCTGCAGCCGTTCCCGGCC
Proteins encoded:
- a CDS encoding ABC transporter substrate-binding protein; this translates as MRPVPRRTQRTLAVLSAALCTATAGCTVANTAHGGYDPNTLRIVLPQEPPTLEPCESSLTSTGVVVRSNITEPLIERDPGTGDLQPLLATQWRQTSPNQWTFTTRPGVTFSDGTPFTAADAAFSIDRAVNSDLQCNVDGYVFGDDKLDVSAPDEHTVVVGTPKPDPILPLRISFVEIVPKTTSMAAKVREPIGTGPYAIEKWDYGQKLVLHRNETYWGTKPDFARAEYQWRSEGSVRAAMVVNDEADIGTSVGPEDGAEELGVPFPNNETTALRITATEAPLNDIRIRHAINYSVNRTGIVKALFRGLGEPASQLIPEGVVGYNKDLPLWPYDPDKAKHLVDEARADGVPVDRQIRLIGRNSQFPKVTETVEVIQNELAKIGLNVKIEMMDTAAQLQYQLQPFPANAGPFIALIMHGNQAGDAAFSVDQYMRSDGAQSAYGTPAFDAKIEQAGELTGQQRQGAYAKVFADEPSEIGQFAYIAHMTGVLAKSPRVDYQPNSATGDEMRLSQMTFAGTESSDKQ